One stretch of Vulpes lagopus strain Blue_001 chromosome X, ASM1834538v1, whole genome shotgun sequence DNA includes these proteins:
- the RPL39 gene encoding 60S ribosomal protein L39: MSSHKTFRIKRFLAKKQKQNRPIPQWIRMKTGNKIRYNSKRRHWRRTKLGL; encoded by the exons ATG TCTTCTCACAAGACTTTCAGAATCAAGCGATTCCTGGCCAAGAAGCAAAAGCAGAATCGTCCTATTCCCCAGTGGATTCGgatgaaaactggtaataaaatcag GTACAACTCCAAGAGGAGACACTGGAGAAGAACCAAGCTGGGTCTGTGA